Proteins from one Acanthopagrus latus isolate v.2019 chromosome 18, fAcaLat1.1, whole genome shotgun sequence genomic window:
- the slc36a1 gene encoding proton-coupled amino acid transporter 1, with amino-acid sequence MMASSDVDSRGEGSLFSDQNPSEMDALCPSPPGPSRPQRNYERIGEQTGTSFCQTLIHLLKGNIGTGLLGLPLAVKNAGLVLGPVSLLCMGVIAVHCMRVLVKCSHHLSGKLSRPSLTYGEAVQYGMENVSWLRRHSQWGKQTVNLFLIITQLGFCCVYFVFLSDNIKQVVEAANATTFSCQINHTNQTQVLVPSFDSRLYMLCFLPAVILLVFTPNLKYLAPLSLVANLVMTASLVLIYFYSITNITYPINLPKVGRAKDYPLFFGTAIFAFEGIGVVLPLENKMQRPQSFIPVLYLGMGIVTFLYISLGTIGYMCFGEHIGGSITLNLPNCWTYQAVKLLYCFGIFITFALQFYVPAEILIPPVVARVSPRWERAVDLLLRTILVIFTCALAILIPELDLVISLVGSLSSSFLALIFPPLLQIVTFHSEGLSPLATLKNIIISLIGIVGFLTGTYIAIEQIIARNALKHEETFSTYMVQ; translated from the exons GTTCTTTGTTTTCAGACCAAAATCCATCAGAAATGGATGCTCTTTGTCCCTCTCCACCTGGACCTTCCAGACCACAACGTAATTATGAGAGGATTGGAGAACAGACGGGGACCTC TTTCTGTCAGACTCTGATCCACTTGTTGAAAGGGAACATCGGTACAGGGCTGCTCGGTCTGCCCCTGGCTGTCAAGAATGCAGGCCTGGTG cTTGGACCAGTCAGCCTGCTGTGTATGGGTGTCATCGCCGTCCACTGTATGAGGGTGCTGGTAAAATGTTCCCACCACCTCAGTGGAAA GTTGAGCAGGCCATCTCTGACCTATGGGGAGGCCGTGCAGTACGGGATGGAGAACGTTTCATGGCTGAGGAGACACTCACAGTGGGGAAA ACAGACGGTGAACTTGTTTCTAATCATCACCCAGCTTGGCTTCTGCTGCGTCTACTTTGTCTTCCTCAGTGACAACATCAAGCAG GTGGTAGAAGCAGCCAACGCCACCACCTTCAGCTGCCAAATAAACCACACCAACCAGACCCAGGTGCTCGTGCCGAGCTTTGACTCCCGTCTCTACATGCTCTGCTTCCTGCCCGCCGTCATCCTGCTGGTCTTCACCCCCAACCTGAAGTACCTGGCTCCGCTTTCTCTGGTGGCAAACCTGGTCATGACTGCCAGCTTGGTCCTTATCTACTTCTACTCAATCACG AACATCACATACCCCATCAACCTACCAAAGGTCGGCAGAGCTAAAGACTACCCTCTATTCTTTGGGACGGCCATCTTTGCCTTCGAAGGAATTGGAGTG GTTCTTCCCCTGGAGAATAAGATGCAGAGGCCTCAGAGTTTCATTCCTGTTCTGTATTTGGGGATGGGCATCGTCACCTTCCTCTACATCAGCCTGGGTACTATTGGATACATGTGCTTCGGAGAGCACATAGGAGGGAGCATCACTCTAAACCTGCCAAACTGCTG GACGTACCAGGCTGTGAAGCTGCTGTACTGTTTTGGCATTTTCATCACGTTCGCCCTCCAGTTCTACGTTCCAGCAGAGATCCTCATACCGCCAGTCGTGGCTCGCGTGTCACCGAGGTGGGAGCGAGCTGTCGACCTGCTGCTGCGCACCATCTTGGTCATCTTCACAT GTGCTCTTGCTATCCTGATCCCTGAGCTGGACCTTGTCATCTCATTGGTCGGCtcactcagcagcagcttcctggcACTGatctttccccctctcctccagatTGTAACGTTTCACTCGGAGGGCCTGTCGCCGCTTGCGACGCTCaagaacatcatcatcagcctgATTGGAATTGTGGGGTTCCTGACAGGAACCTACATCGCCATCGAGCAGATTATCGCCCGTAATGCGCTCAAACACGAAGAGACGTTCTCCACATACATGGTCCAGTGA